CGTTAGGTGCACTGTTTTTCTTAGTGAAAATGTTCTATTTTCGCAGTATTACCGTCAAAGAACAACGTTCCAGTGAAATGATGAAACTGACCCTTAAAGAGGCAGAAATTTTGATTCGAAAATACCAAATACAGCTTCAACGAGCACTAGGAAATGTTGATATTCTTAGTGAAGAGTTGAACAATCTCCGTAATGAAGTCAAAATGCTCAAACAACGCAACTCTAAACATCGTATTGATACCGATCGTCTCCAAAGTAAAATTAGAGAGCTTGAAGGTCGTATCGATGCACTTATTTAACCAAAAAGGATTTGTGTGAATCTCTCCCAAGAACAAATAAATTTTCTTAATCACTCCATTCGAGATATTCCCGATTTTCCAAAACCGGGTATTATTTTTAAAGACATAACCACCCTCCTCTCGAACAAAGATGCCTATGCACTTTTGATGAATCATTTATATGAAAAATACAGCAGTTACAATCTCACACATATTGCAGGAATCGATGCTCGCGGGTTTATTTTTGGTGCTGCATTGGCTCAAATGCTCGGAATCGGTTTTGTCCCTATCCGTAAAAAAGGGAAGCTTCCCTATACTACCGTATCGGAAAAATACTCTCTCGAATACGGTGTCGATGAAGTAGAAATTCATATCGATGCCTTTACACAAGTAGAACATCCCAAAGTCCTCCTTATCGATGATCTCATCGCTACTGGTGGGACAGCATATGCGGCAGCCAATCTTATCAACAAAGTGGGAGCGGAGTGTGTCGAAGCATGCTTTATTATGGGGCTCACCTTTTTAGACGGCCAATCAAAATTAAAGACATTAACCAATGTCTACACTGTTATCGGAGTCGATTAATGTATATCCCATCCCCTTCTAAATTCGATCCGGTTGACGGACATTTTGGCATTTTTGGAGGACGTTACGTCCCTGAAACCCTTATGCCTGCCCTTTTAGAACTCGAAGCCGCTTACAAAGAAATTCGTTTTGATGAAACTTTTTGGAGCGAGGTAGACGGGTATTTGACTGATTACGTCGGTCGTCCGAGTCCTCTCTATTTTGCCGCCAATCTCTCCGAAGAGTTAGGGGCTAAAATTTACCTCAAACGCGAAGATCTCAACCATACCGGTGCTCATAAAGTTAACAACGTTATCGCCCAAGGATTAATGGCAAAACGTTTGGGTAAGAAAAAAGTAATCGCCGAAACGGGAGCTGGTCAACACGGTGTCGCGACGGCTACCATCGCCGCACTGCTTGGACTTGAATGCGAAATCTTTATGGGTGCCAAAGACGTAGCACGCCAAGAACTCAACGTCTTTCGTATGAAACTCCTCGGAGCGAAAGTTCACGCGGTAGAGAGTGGGTCTAAAACACTCAAAGATGCGATGAATGATGCGATTCGCCACTGGGTCACCCATGCACGCGATACGTTTTACATTATCGGTACCGTTGCAGGTCCTCACCCTTATCCAATGATGGTACGCGATTTTCAAGCGATTATCGGGTGTGAAGCGCGTGCTCAGATTTTGGAAAAAGAGAACCGTCTCCCCGATTACGTCATCGCCTGTATCGGCGGAGGGAGCAATGCCATCGGAACATTCCAACACTTCCTTGAAGACAAAGAGGTTCGCTGTATCGGAATTGAAGCAGGAGGATTGGGAGTTGAAACCGACAAGCACGGTTGTTCTCTCCTAAAAGGACGTCCAGGAGTATTGCACGGTCAAATGAGCTACCTTCTCCAAGACGACGACGGTCAAATCCTCGAAGCCCACTCCATCTCAGCAGGGTTGGATTATCCGGGGATTGGACCGGAACACGCTTTTCACAAAGATAACGATAATGTCGGGTATGACAATATTACCGACCAAGAAGCGTTGGATGCTTTCGTATGGCTATCTCGTGCTGAGGGTATTATTCCCGCTTTTGAATCGGCACATGCCGTCGCTTATCTCAAAAAGATGACCGATATCAAAGAAAAACTCATTATCGTCAACCTCTCCGGTCGCGGAGACAAAGATATGATGCAGGCAAAACAAATTTTAAATTTCGATAATTAAGGCTATCTGTGGAGCAACTGTTAATAGGATGGCTTAGAGAATACGGCTACATCGTCCTCTTTTTTTGGAGTATTTTAGAGGGAGAAATGGGGCTAATTATGGCCGGTATCTTCTCACACATGGGAGATATGTCTCTACCTGTCTCGATAGTAGTCGGTGGATTCGGCGGTTTTATCGGTGACCAAATTTATTTTTACATTGGTCGTTTTAACAAACGTTATATTCATAATAAACTCCGTTCTCAACGCCGTAAATTTGCGATTGCTCACCTATTACTTAAAAAATACGGTTGGCCGGTCATCTTTGTTCAACGTTATATGTACGGAATGCGTACCGTTATCCCTATGGCTATAGGTCTTACGCAATATTCAAGCCGCCAATTTGCCATAATTAACTTTATTAGTGCCATTTTTTGGGCAAGTATTACGATTATTCCTGCCTATTTCTATGGTGAAGAGATTTTAAATATCCTCAAATGGGTTAAAGGTCATTGGTTTTTTGCCATTCCTATGATTGGATTAATTGTTTGGGGAATCATTTACAATATGAATCGACTCGAAAAAAACCTTTTGGAGAAACGCCGTGAACGTCAAACTGTATAATAAACCTCTAGAGCAAATTGATGCTGAACTAACGTTGGAGTTTGTCAGTGCTAAAACCCTTGAAACCCATCCGCATTATGCACTTTTAACCCAAGCGGGGTTTAAAGGGGAGCAAGAACAAATCACTCCTTTGCATGAACACCGTTTGCTTATCTGCGGTATCGATAACACTCTGAGTGATGAGTTTTATCGCTCTGCAATGGCAACAGCTGTTAAAGCGGCGATGAACTACACATACACCTCACTCAAATGTGCCCAATATACTTCTGAGCGTTTTTCTGCATTGATAGAGGGGGCAGTGCTTGGTAGCTACAAATTTGAGCACTACAAATCCGAATCCAAACCTTCCAAACTAAGTGATATCATTTTTTCGAATGAAAACAGTGACGGAATATCCAACGAAATTGATTTGTTAGAAGCGACACTGAACC
Above is a window of Sulfuricurvum sp. DNA encoding:
- a CDS encoding adenine phosphoribosyltransferase, whose product is MNLSQEQINFLNHSIRDIPDFPKPGIIFKDITTLLSNKDAYALLMNHLYEKYSSYNLTHIAGIDARGFIFGAALAQMLGIGFVPIRKKGKLPYTTVSEKYSLEYGVDEVEIHIDAFTQVEHPKVLLIDDLIATGGTAYAAANLINKVGAECVEACFIMGLTFLDGQSKLKTLTNVYTVIGVD
- the trpB gene encoding tryptophan synthase subunit beta, with product MYIPSPSKFDPVDGHFGIFGGRYVPETLMPALLELEAAYKEIRFDETFWSEVDGYLTDYVGRPSPLYFAANLSEELGAKIYLKREDLNHTGAHKVNNVIAQGLMAKRLGKKKVIAETGAGQHGVATATIAALLGLECEIFMGAKDVARQELNVFRMKLLGAKVHAVESGSKTLKDAMNDAIRHWVTHARDTFYIIGTVAGPHPYPMMVRDFQAIIGCEARAQILEKENRLPDYVIACIGGGSNAIGTFQHFLEDKEVRCIGIEAGGLGVETDKHGCSLLKGRPGVLHGQMSYLLQDDDGQILEAHSISAGLDYPGIGPEHAFHKDNDNVGYDNITDQEALDAFVWLSRAEGIIPAFESAHAVAYLKKMTDIKEKLIIVNLSGRGDKDMMQAKQILNFDN
- a CDS encoding DedA family protein, with translation MEQLLIGWLREYGYIVLFFWSILEGEMGLIMAGIFSHMGDMSLPVSIVVGGFGGFIGDQIYFYIGRFNKRYIHNKLRSQRRKFAIAHLLLKKYGWPVIFVQRYMYGMRTVIPMAIGLTQYSSRQFAIINFISAIFWASITIIPAYFYGEEILNILKWVKGHWFFAIPMIGLIVWGIIYNMNRLEKNLLEKRRERQTV